One Setaria italica strain Yugu1 chromosome I, Setaria_italica_v2.0, whole genome shotgun sequence DNA window includes the following coding sequences:
- the LOC101753150 gene encoding ethylene-responsive transcription factor ERF027: MAEQQPPPPSSSSPPAPHSPSPTVQVQAGLPASHQASGSGPASPHSPSPVVQASDGTATAAAGVVATAPAMATATSSGEPSPRSSGKHAFYRGIRCRSGKWVSEIREPRKARRIWLGTYPTAEMAAAAYDVAARALRGADAVLNFPGAIASRQAPASASPADIRAAAAAAAAAAQLEHPQGGEAAATANPPAAAQDRHHQHHGMSSATADAAGGYTPQQGIDSGEFMDEEAIFEMPQLLRNMAAGMMMSPPRLSPDTSDESPDPSEAGESLWSYHDP, translated from the coding sequence ATGGCtgagcagcagccgccgcccccgtcgtcgtcatcgccgccggctcctcATTCTCCTTCCCCAACGGTGCAAGTGCAAGCGGGGCTGCCAGCGAGCCACCAGGCTTCGGGTTCGGGTCCCGCCTCGCCTCATTCTCCTTCTCCGGTGGTGCAGGCCAGCGacgggacggcgacggcggcggcgggggtagTTGCCACGGCCCCGGCGATGGCCACCGCGACGAGCTCCGGGGAGCCGTCGCCGCGGTCGTCCGGGAAGCACGCGTTCTACCGCGGCATCCGGTGCAGGAGCGGCAAGTGGGTGTCGGAGATCCGGGAGCCCCGCAAGGCCCGCCGCATATGGCTCGGCACGTACCCGACGGCCGAGATGGCCGCGGCGGCCTACGACGTGGCGGCGCGCGCGTTGCGCGGGGCCGACGCCGTGCTCAACTTCCCCGGCGCGATCGCTTCGCGCCAGGCGCCAGCGTCCGCGTCCCCCGCGGACAtacgcgccgcggcggccgccgccgctgccgcggcgcaGCTTGAGCACCCGCAGGGTGGCGAGGCTGCTGCCACCGCCaatcctcccgccgccgcacagGACcggcaccaccagcaccacgGCATGAGCAGCGCCACGGCCGACGCGGCGGGCGGCTACACGCCGCAGCAGGGAATCGACAGTGGCGAGTTCATGGACGAAGAGGCGATCTTCGAGATGCCGCAGCTCCTGCGGAACATGGCGGCGGGGATGATGATGAGCCCGCCGAGGCTGAGCCCCGACACCTCCGACGAGTCGCCGGACCCGTCGGAGGCCGGGGAGAGCCTCTGGAGCTACCATGACCCGTAG
- the LOC101754376 gene encoding zinc finger CCCH domain-containing protein 17 encodes MDVETDGRFGNKRVHNRLGPGSGGGPSSTTGKVCNYWRAGRCNRFPCPYLHSELPEAAAPPKRPSGPGGNVWRNPNSGGRGGGGHNRWGRGPGGGSGTAAHRPPDRPCKYFLAGTDCSYGERCRYPHSYCISDSITMLTLLKGHEKGVTGIALPTGSDKLYSGSKDGTVRMWDCQTGQCAGVSPMGREVGCMISEGPWLFVGIPDAVKVWNTQTSAVMDLTGPTGQVYALAVASELLFAATQDGRILAWRFSAATNRFEPAASLDGHKLAVVSLIVGGMRLYSASMDKTIRVWDLATLQCIQTLSDHTDVVMSVLCWDQFLLSCSLDQTIKVWAATETGNLEVTYTHKEEQGALALSGMPDAQSKPVLLCSLNDNTVRLYDLPSFSDRGRIFSKQEIRAIQMGPAGLFFTGDGTGELKVWQWVDRAQT; translated from the exons ATGGACGTAGAGACCGACGGGCGATTCGGCAACAAGCGCGTGCACAATCGCCTCGGcccgggctccggcggcggcccgtCATCTACCACCGGGAAGGTCTGCAACTACTGGCGTGCCGGGCGGTGCAATCGCTTCCCGTGCCCCTACCTCCACAGCGAGCtccccgaggcggcggcgccgcccaagCGCCCGTCTGGACCCGGGGGGAACGTCTGGCGCAACCCCAACTCAGGGGGACGAGGAGGTGGCGGTCACAATAGATGGGGGAGGGGCCCTGGAGGCGGCAGCGGGACTGCGGCCCACAGGCCGCCCGACAGGCCCTGCAAGTACTTCCTCGCCGGTACCGATTGCAGCTATGGCGAGAGGTGCCGCTATCCCCACAGCTACTGCATAAGCGATAGTATCACAATGCTCACCCTGCTCAAGGGCCACGAGAAG GGTGTCACGGGCATTGCACTGCCCACCGGGTCGGACAAGCTATATTCTGGGAGTAAGGATGGAACTGTTCGCATGTGGGATTGCCAAACCGGGCAG TGTGCCGGTGTCAGCCCTATGGGTCGCGAGGTTGGGTGTATGATCAGCGAAGGTCCATGGTTATTTGTTGGAATACCTGATGCGGTGAAG GTCTGGAATACGCAAACATCAGCGGTAATGGATCTTACAGGACCAACTGGGCAAGTCTATGCACTCGCTGTTGCCAGTGAGCTACTCTTTGCTGCAACACAA GATGGTAGGATTTTGGCATGGAGATTTAGTGCTGCAACTAACCGTTTTGAGCCAGCTGCTTCTCTTGATGGCCATAAGCTTGCTGTTGTTTCATTAATAGTAGGAGGCATGAGGCTTTATTCTGCTTCAATGGATAAAACAATCAGA GTGTGGGATTTGGCAACATTGCAGTGCATACAGACTCTTTCTGATCATACCGATGTTGTTATGTCTGTGCTTTGCTGGGATCAGTTTCTATTATCTTGCTCTTTGGATCAAACAATAAAA GTTTGGGCAGCTACAGAGACTGGAAACTTGGAAGTAACATACACACACAAAGAGGAGCAG GGTGCACTTGCTCTCAGTGGTATGCCTGATGCACAGTCAAAACCTGTGCTACTATGTTCATTAAATGACAATACTGTCCGCCTATATGATCTGCCATC GTTCAGTGATAGGGGCCGAATATTCTCCAAACAAGAAATTAGGGCAATACAAATGGGTCCTGCTGGTTTATTTTTTACCGGGGATGGAACTGGTGAGCTGAAGGTTTGGCAATGGGTAGATCGAGCCCAGACCTAA
- the LOC101753556 gene encoding dehydration-responsive element-binding protein 1G translates to MDVGAFSSDYSSGTPSPVAGGGGGGADGDDAGGGSSSYMTVSSAPPKRRAGRTKFKETRHPVYKGVRRRNPGRWVCEVREPHGKQRIWLGTFETAEMAARAHDVAALTLRGRAACLNFADSPRLLRVPPMGAGHDEIRRAAAVAADQFRPPPDQGNVAAEEAAAAQPEALPSATQNFDDPYCIIDDKLDFGMQGYLDMAQGMLIDPPPMAGSSTSGADDDDNGEVKLWSY, encoded by the coding sequence ATGGACGTCGGCGCGTTCAGCAGCGACTACTCCTCGGGGACGCCGTcgccggtcgccggcggcggcggcggcggcgcggacggcgatGACGCAGGCGGCGGCTCGTCCTCGTACATGACGGtgtcgtcggcgccgcccaAGCGGCGCGCCGGGCGGACCAAGTTCAAGGAGACGCGGCACCCGGTGTACAAGGGCGTCCGCCGGAGGAACCCCGGGAGGTGGGTCTGCGAGGTGCGGGAGCCGCACGGCAAGCAGCGGATATGGCTCGGGACCTTCGAGACCGCCGAGatggccgcgcgcgcgcacgacgTCGCCGCGCTCACcctgcgcggccgcgccgcctgccTCAACTTCGCCGACTCGCCGCGCCTGCTCAGGGTCCCTCCGATGGGCGCCGGCCATGACGAGATACGgcgggcggccgccgtcgcggccgacCAGTTCCGGCCGCCTCCCGATCAGGGCAATGtggccgccgaggaggccgccgctgcACAGCCGGAGGCCTTGCCTAGCGCGACGCAGAACTTCGATGACCCGTACTGCATTATCGATGACAAGCTCGACTTTGGGATGCAGGGGTACCTCGACATGGCGCAAGGGATGCTCATTGACCCGCCACCCATGGCTGGTTCGTCCACCAGTGGCGCCGACGACGATGACAACGGTGAGGTTAAGCTCTGGAGCTACTGA
- the LOC101753979 gene encoding uncharacterized protein LOC101753979: protein MAAGSIKTFSRDLSTLQRLANPRQPRAYSAAGAHRRLPRPPSIRRGAAVVACAPGSEQRSSPAIATQQARPGTGTLSVEFRTREGCRLGIARYPDFVYNAQGGRGVGAARGAESGEDGNGTVLVDFDVASLYIPPMSGATTRFLGLPLPPFLKIDILPEALGGTIDRATGQVDLKFRSRFCFSVGSIYKAPPLFIDTTLTSEESRGAIRSGTGERMDDKGRCKLVGVAVVDPIDDLFMNTFLSLPTECIAYLNATISVATSR, encoded by the exons ATGGCAGCCGGCAGCATCAAAACCTTCTCGCGAGACCTCTCAACCCTGCAAAGACTCGCGAATCCGAGACAACCGCGCGCTTACTCCGCTGCTGGTGCGCACCGGAGACTCCCACGGCCGCCGTCGATAAGACGCGGGGCCGCGGTGGTAGCATGCGCCCCCGGAAGCGAGCAGCGATCCTCCCCCGCCATCGCCACGCAGCAAGCGCGGCCCGGCACCGGCACGCTTAGCGTCGAGTTCCGGACGCGGGAGGGATGCCGGCTCGGCATCGCCAGGTACCCGGACTTCGTGTACAACGCGCagggcggccgcggcgtgggcgcggcgcgcggcgccgagAGCGGGGAGGACGGCAACGGCACGGTGCTCGTCGACTTCGACGTGGCGAGTCTGTACATCCCGCCCATGTCCGGCGCGACGACCAGGTTCCtcggcctgccgctgccgccgttccTCAAGATCGACATCTTGCCCGAGGCCCTTGGCGGAACCATCGACCGAGCCACTGGTCAG GTTGATCTCAAGTTCAGGTCGAGGTTCTGTTTCTCGGTGGGGAGCATCTACAAAGCGCCGCCTTTGTTCATCGACACAACACTGACCTCCGAGGAATCCAGGGGAGCTATAAGATCCGGCACTGGAGAAAGAATGGACGATAAAGGGAGATGCAAGCTGGTTGGGGTGGCCGTCGTCGACCCAATCGATGACCTCTTCATGAACACATTTCTCAGCCTGCCTACCGAATGCATTGCATACCTGAACGCCACCATCTCCGTAGCCACATCTAGATGA